A window of the Nibribacter ruber genome harbors these coding sequences:
- a CDS encoding DUF4476 domain-containing protein, producing the protein MKPLYAFVILCLLLALPQVEARPRQEAALSIATVRGELFYLTVGGRVINRTATNRVDVGDLPAGRYWLDIRILRRGRAQNIRAEVFLQEGYESIYELARGPRGNALFLRKVGEEPMRRRPDPRPTPRPNPRPDNNYDQDDVVCRNAMQERELERALRFIKEEGMDDRKLEIAKGEIKLAGGIMTEDLIALMDALTFEDRKVKLAKYAYTFVCDTRNFPRVLDALEFSSNKREMQDFIYKQ; encoded by the coding sequence ATGAAACCTTTGTACGCCTTCGTGATTTTATGCTTGCTCCTAGCCCTGCCACAGGTAGAGGCCAGACCCAGACAAGAAGCAGCTCTTTCTATTGCTACCGTGCGTGGCGAACTGTTCTACCTGACCGTCGGCGGAAGAGTCATTAACCGTACCGCTACTAATAGAGTAGATGTAGGCGATTTGCCCGCCGGTAGGTATTGGCTGGACATCAGGATATTGAGAAGAGGCCGGGCCCAGAACATACGCGCCGAGGTGTTCTTGCAAGAAGGCTATGAAAGCATCTATGAACTGGCCCGCGGCCCCAGAGGAAACGCCTTGTTCCTGCGCAAAGTAGGAGAGGAACCTATGCGCCGCCGTCCTGACCCAAGACCGACTCCCAGACCAAACCCTAGACCAGACAACAATTATGACCAGGACGATGTAGTGTGCCGGAACGCCATGCAAGAACGGGAACTGGAGCGCGCGCTTCGGTTCATAAAAGAGGAAGGCATGGATGACCGCAAGCTGGAGATTGCCAAAGGCGAAATTAAACTGGCCGGTGGGATCATGACCGAAGACTTAATCGCGCTCATGGACGCCCTCACCTTTGAAGACCGCAAAGTGAAACTAGCCAAATACGCCTACACCTTCGTGTGCGACACCCGCAACTTCCCTAGAGTGCTGGACGCTTTAGAGTTTTCTAGCAACAAACGCGAAATGCAGGATTTCATCTACAAGCAGTAG